The window CCTGAAGAAGCTCTGCACGGGAAGGGACTGGTTCATCCAGCCGTGCTCCGcgaccaccgggttcggggtgGAGGAGGCCTTCAAGCGGGTGGTGCAGCTGGTCAAACTGCCGTCCGACTCAGGAGGAGTCAAAGACAACATCAAAGACAAGGTTCACCACATCAAAACCTCCAGACACTGACtttatctctgttttttttaaaaagacaaatgttgAATTTTGAAATCCAGTGATGAGAACTTTTACTCAAGTTTCAGTTATCTGCTATTTCACTGGAAGAACAGTCTTATATAATTTGTGCAATAAAGCCACAGGTTCAATCTCTATAAATATCCGTTTACTGCCGAAGGTAATCCTGTTGCATAACCAAGCACTGTAAATTCATCCTAGACTGCAAATACAATTCCAGCAATGtcaatttgtgaaaatatgcTGAAAGCTACAGAAAACCAACATCATTCTGAACAGAATTCTGGATGATCTTAATGCCATAATGCCTTAATTCTCTGCACTgtatccatttatttatttctattttagtCCACTGCACATCACACAGGGGTTGTATGTtggtttgacactcctgctttaAGCAGATcaactatatatatattttcttgtGTTATTTCTGTCACTGTGACACTTTATTTCGAGAAAAGAATGTAAGAAACAGATTTTTTATCTGATCTGTAATTCATTAAGTCAGATGATTCACACATATCACTTTGAGAGCCTTTCGAAGAcgcaaagtgctttacaaataacaTGTATACACTGTAAACACGTAAAGGCAAGGTGCCTTTTGTTACTGGCTTGTTCACAATTTCTTCAAAGTCCAATAAAAAGCTTGCAGAGACGTCCCCGTAGTGGTCCCTGTCACGAAGCTCGCCCTGCGGTGAACTCCAGCCGTCCCCCGGTGCCTTCCCGCATCGTCTCCTCGTATGTCGGCAGACGTTTACAGGCATCGTACGGGGGTAAGTGGGCAACATGAAGCGGCTCCACCAGGCCCTCCGGGGTGCATCTGTCCATGAGCATCTCCTGGGACGCGGTGACATCCGGCTGTCCGTTCAGCGGCGCGGCGCGCGCCCTGGATCTGGTGCACAGCAGTCTCTGGACGAAGTATCCCACCGCGAAGAGAAGCAGCATGATAAGGATCCCGGAGAGCTTCCGCGTGACCATGGCGATGTTGTAATAAGTCGTGGTGTTGTTGGCAGCACGCGCCTGGCCGCCCCGACAAGACTCCTGGACGCAGATGTAACAAACGACCGTGCgcgagaggaggcagagggcgAAGGCGGTCAGCGCGTGACCGCTGCAGGGAATCATGGCTGGTGATAAAACTGAAACTCCTGAAAACGAGGCGAGATGATGGGATTCAGGCGTGGATGAGACGAGGGCGCGGGGTCATCATCGGCGCGATGCGCGCGCACAGGACGCGTGAAGAACTCCTGTGAAGTGAAAACTCCAGATGTTTGCAGGAACAACAGTCAACACCCAGAAGCAGGGAGTAATCTTGGAGCCCAGACGCGCACGTATCGTTTCGCCATCTAATGATTATGCAGACAATACCGCGTGACGCCTCCTATGGATGGTCTGATTTATTATGCACTCAGTGGAAATATTGATTGAATCCAGCAAGTCGTAAACGTCGTCTCACTCAGAGACGTGATTCATTTGACGTGAAAGTAAACAGGCGCCCAAGAAATCGACTTGCTTTtgttgaaacagaaatgatgtCAAGATTTCAGGTGACCCAGTTTGGCAAAGACGCACAGCGCGCGGCCCGAGGTCCAACAGCTACCCAAGGCGAACATCTCAAAATGTTCTAGCGGGCTGGATCATTTTCCACCTTCCATTTGTAACGTTCCCTCTTAGTGTGCATTCGTGGGTCGAGTCAGGTCACCTTTTAAAAGGCTGCTTTTCCTCAGCTCACATCCATTTAGGCTCCATATGATGCAATAAGCCAAAGTGCTGCCCATCAGTAAGGATTTCTTTTGtgtgctttggaaaaaaaaaaaaaaaaaagcttcaatcaacactgaaatgtgttttcctggCTAAACTACAAAATGGGGTCTAAATCAACTGAACATTCCCTATAACCCAATCAAGACCCATGACCATCCTTTTACAGAATATGAAGGGACACTTTATACTGGACAGTGATCAATAACGGGACCATGAGGAGGCTGTGGGCAGTAATGGAAGGAAATGCTCTGAAAGCATGTCTGCATATCTGCAGAATGGAGAACAGCTCATTATGGTCGATTCCTCTTTAAAAACGGTCAGaatgatgcattgtgggttgtTTCTGAATCCTTTTGATGGCCACTTGAGCTCCACTCAAACGCTCAATAACCTCAGAACCAATTAGATTTCCTGCTGCAGTCATATCAGGTTCGTGAAATAAAGTGTTCAGAGTCCAAGCAAGAACAAGATGAAGAGTAAAATATTTACTTGGAGAAGTTACCTTATTTAAAGAAAggatcagaggacagaaaacaatgtttctctgacaattcaaaaacaaacaaaaaaaatcaagtttttctGTCCAGAACAAAGCATTTCTCTTTAGATCGAGACGCTGCAGGCAGACACTGAAGAGACATCTTTGGGTTTCACGTGCTTTTCCTTTTTGCCGACACCGCTTTGGGGTTCGACAGATTTGAGCCGAACGCCCTGGATGGAAGCACGATAATCGGTGCCAGCTGAATCGTTCcctctggaaaagaaaaagtacatTTGAATACCTTGAGTTTCAGCTTCAAATTGTTTAAAGGGTTCAGCGTTATTGAAAgccaagtttgttttttcagcttaTTATATTTAAGTGGATGGACGTGGCACATTTACATCATTCTGAATCTGATATTCAATAAAAACCTCTCTGGCTGCATGAAGGCACTGATCAAGTCAGCACTTATTAAAAGTCTCTGGTCAATCAGAAATCTGTGAGACTGAATGAACGTAGCATGATTTCAGTggaacgccacacacacacacacactcacctgccCTGTCATTTGTTCCCCTTTTTGCGAGTTTCGGAGACAGTCGCTCATCCCGCTCGTTGCTCACAGGAAGTCCTGGACGGAATCGGACGTACATGGCCGGAAGGCTTCTGGGTTTGTACCGGACCGAACCCGCCGAGGTTTCGGCGGGTCTCGTCACGGCGGTCGTGGAAGCTCCGGAAGCTTCTGTGGTCGGACGGTTCTCAAACGGCCGGGAAAGAtcgcagctgctgcagacatgGTCGCCTCCGTCAACCGACTGCCAGCTGGAGGAAATGAGAATTCAACATTTAACAGACGGAAATCTCATtgcaagacaggaaaaaaaaaaaaaaaaaaaaaaagcagtcaacatgaaaagtgaaataaaacactgaagtcTTTAGAAGATACCTGGAGTTTAATTCACTGTATTACTCAAGCAAATAGGATTCCTATGTTTTGTCGCAGTGTTTAACCGTTTAATTGGTGGGATCAGCTACATTTTGGCTGCATTAATATTAAAGactttcacaaaatattttaaaaataattgtaTTTCCTGCCAAAATAATGAGTTAAATTGTCTCTAACAAGAAGGTCAAAAGGTTAAATGTACACTATTCTGTTATAACTGGATATTATATGCATATTTTGATGTGTTTACTTTTGATGTCAAtgagagttttgttttgtttcagggaAAATCTCTAAATGCCTAAAATAGAATTGAGTCTCATGATGTCTGTCAGATAGTTTTCACTACTTACAGCTCTGCATCTAATCTCAGTTCAGTGCTGAGATGTTCAAAAATTAAATCAATGCTGTGCAGCCTAAAAACCTTATGAACTACATTCTAGCCTGAAGAAGGGAACACATGGAAATGAGCTGTAAAAATTTAGGTTCTACAgtcatttttaaagaatttaaaatgAGTTGAATGCGTCTGCATTGAGTTTTTCATTACAGATTCATGAACTCAcgactaaataaaaaaaaccccactgctTTCTTCCCATCATACCTGTTGTCAATGAAGGAGCATGCTCTGCTTTCAGACGTAACAGCTGTTGTTGCTATAACGGCCTTCACCTGGCAGCTAATAAAGACCTGAAGCACCAAGAAACAGTCCAACAGCACAAAGACAACATTTAGTTTTCGTCTCATAACCTGAACAAATTGGGAAAATCAGTCACATGGGAAAAGTCAAGAATCCAGTATACGTTTCAGATTCTGTTCGAATAACCTGGAGCCTTTTAAAGGGATGTGGACACTTTtgtttctgcaggaagtctcagGAAAAGCTACTCCACCTGATGGCTGGACTCGCCGTAGAACCTGAAAGCTTCCAGCGTGAATCGCAGCTTGGAGTCGTCGACTCTCGGCAGGAAACGGGAGTTGGAGTTTGTGACGGAAGCATCTGTGAGACACCTGAAGCCAAACGAGTCGACATGCAGGTTAGATCAAATTCAACACTttctggaggatggaggatctGAAGCTCACCCGTTATTCTCAATAAAGTTGTATCTCTTCGTGGACTCGGCGTCGGGCGTTGCCGTAGCGACGCAGTGGTCAACGTACACCCGCACGGGCCTGTGGTGAGCGACGACCGCCGAAACCTCAAAGTTCATGGGGTCACCCAGGAAATAGACAGAAGATCCTCTCTCATACTGCCAATCATCTGCAAGCAGAGAGTGGAAATCAAGCatccaaacatttcaaaacgAAAATCAGAATCTGAGACGCTGAAGGGGAAAAGAAGCTGTACCAGACATGAGAAGCAGATTAAAGTTGATCTGATTGTCTGCTGAAATGGTGGAGACAGAAGGAATCCAGGCAGGCTGCAGGGGAGACGAGTCCACCGAATAGATCctgaaggcagaaaaaaaacccatgaagACGGTTCTTCAAAACAGTTAAAACTGTCCTACTCCCGTGAAATTTGACCAATTAACAGTTCGAAGAAACTTCTCGGTCCAACAGTTCAGGTGGGCTTCATCTTCTGGGTCAAGTTGAAaataattcaattcaacttcATTTTTACAAGTTTGGGTCTGTTTTTAAGGTCACAGATGTGGTTTGATGAGTCCGGGTGTTTCATACAGTCCCaggtctgtttttaaaaaggttccgggcaaaagaaaaaaaaaatccaggttcAGTTTTATAGAGTTTTAAGAGTTAAAGTCTGGTAGAAAGAGTGTCTTTTAAAAGGAGTATCTATATTTCAGGGCTCATTTCCTAGAAACAGCCTGTAATAAGGAGAGTATGCTTTGAGGAACCTATTTACAAGACAAACATGATGGAGGTGAAACTATGAACCTGTTAAAAGAGTTCAGGTTCATGCCTAGATAGTCCAGGGCTGGCTACAGAACCAAGTTGGCTATTTCCTTTTAAATGATCCGACATTTAGAAGAGCTCAACTGTGACCAGTCTGATCAAGCAAAAGTTGAGATACTGCGGGACGAACTGGCAGAGGACCAAGATAAACACGGAACAGACTGTGGGCTTGATGAGTTTCTGATCTGGTGACTTGAGAAAAAGACTCACAGTGAAGACAATAAAATCATCAGCCATTTAAACAAATTTTATAGTTTAACCAGACTGTATACCAACTGTGAAAAGGTTACATTATGGAcactaatctttttttttttttttttcttaaagtaacactaaggaactttcagtttccgttgattttggcggcgccagtggacaaaagcggtagtgttttgcctaaaggaatactacagttcccatgaggactagtgcgtgacgtcgtaaaatgctgctcccggtggcatgctgtcagactgaactcgcctacatttgtttccagtggctgtgtgaaggatggatagcgacgaggtaatgaatctaatggtggctaaacaatattatatcataatgtgacgcatgccgtgtgctgggttcctaccaccctcctcagtttcttagtccaagtgaaagcaatactgacgccctcagcccgtgacagaggggtcattcaacccattgtaagtcgatgtatcatcacaaaagatattaaaatgttttattaaggttgaaaagttccttagtgtcgctttaaggggggggggggggggggattataTTGCTTTTACTTGTAGGGGTGCCGAAACAATATAAATACGCAGTTCCTCTATCAtccagcaggtggtgctgtTTCACCCTATGACCAGTGATTGAGGCCGACAGGTCATGATAAcataaaaaagttaatttccaCATGAATAGTCTAACAGAAGAGCAGGGTGACTGACTCACTTCTCATAGTGACACTCCACGGGAATAGTGGCTCCTTCCAGTTTAATCAAGCCATCGGCATCCGGTTCCGGAGAATACACCAAAACTGTGGAATAGATGATTTTCTCCTCCGTCGACTGGAAACAGCACAAATGTGAGGTTAGTTTCAACTCAGAACACCTTTAAGCAGAGCcaggaaagaaaacaagcagcagtTACTGAGAGTTTAATGCCACAGTCCATTAAACTGGCCCGGAGGGTGAACTCGGCCTCTCCTGACGGCGCTGCCCCACATCCAGCCGCCTCCGCCGGGCTGGAGCCCAGCCGCAGGTCCCCGCCGTCCACCCGGAGCCCGGTGTCGAACAGGTCCGCCTGCACCACCACCTCCAGGGAGTCCGGGAGGCACCGCACCGACACGAGCCGGGGAGGGAGCGGGCCGAGCGGGGGGTCGACCCGCTGAGGGCCCGCGGGCTCCCGGATGCCCCAGCGGCTCTGTGCGAGAGTGGAGACCGAGCAGAGGAGAACGATCCAGCAGGGACAGACGGGTCGCAGGCTGCGGTCCATTCTTGGTTGTGGAAGGAGCGATGGAGGACCTGCAACTGAAGAACAGCGCGCCGCACGTGCGCCTCATTAAACCACAgaggcgcgcgcgcgcacacctGAACGCACAGGCTGATTGACTGCAGGTAAACTGCAGGTATGGTGAACCGTGCGGCCAAAAATAGATTTGAATATACttatttaaaacatacaaagaaaaaaatgtgttaatgtGGGCTTAAAGCGGCGATTCGTTAAAAAAACTACAtgcttttctttaaatacaatatCACAAGGTATGTTAAATTCAGATTATATAATTAAATCACTCTAATAAATCAGTGAATACCGTTTTTTAATGGCCTTTTATGCACGCGTGAAGGAATTAACAAACTTGTGAAGTTAGATAAGCTTATTAAGTTCTTCTCCGTCAAATTTACTGTCATGAAATGTAGGTatgaaaagcacattttaagAACTGAATGCAgtgattgaattttttttatagcTACGATTAATAGGTTAGGATGATGTGATATTGTGAACACTAATTCCTGTATGAGTTAAACGTCATGGAGTAAACAGCTCTCAGTAGCTGCTTGTTGTTTGGAGGCTATGAAGAAAAGTTTCCACTGGGTGACGCTGTTGCAGCATAAATTCATCCTGTCACCTGTTTTAAGGTCACCTGAAAAAAATGACGAGTTGTTTCCTTTACaaagagcctgacactgttaTAAATATCTCTATAAATGGATAAATCAATTATAAAGCACACAAATAAGTAATGAATTAATAGTGAGCAAATTTGCTCAAAAGCTGTCAATACAATTCAACTACAATGTCTGAAGAACTAAAAAATACTAACAATAATATTGTTTGATCAATTAAATTTTTGGCTTGGCCCTCGATGTTACTTATTTTGTCACGTGACTCAGCAGTTATCCATTAGTTCAATTTCATACATTTAGTCTCATTTTACattctgtctgattttttttatataaaaatagaaattcTCAGATGTTGTGAGGCTGTCATGGGTGACTCTCACCTCAGCAGCCACAAAGTTCAGCTCCTAATTCCTCTTTGTACAGAAATAACAGCAAattgaaacagaaatgcaggttttcttttctgcatGACTGTAGAGACAAATGTGGCAAAACAGGATTCTTCAACAAACCCGTGTTACATTTAATGTTTCTCAAGAAGCCAGCTCAGTTTATACTGTTGTGCTCACCTAATAAACCTCTTATCTCCCGTGAGTGCGTGTCACCATGTTTCCTGGTCAAAAGAGGAGTTAAAACTGAGTTTCTAGTGAACATAAAATGGGCTCCGCTCCAGTTAACTGAACACACAAcctgtttgcagtgttttactGGATTTTGAATGGAGAAATGCCAAAATACTCTTCGATGATGACATTTTGACTGACTTTCACATCCCTCTTGCCATCAAAGCTCTTTGTAGTCCTGTCAGTTCAGTTTCATTCATCAACAACGGTCTCCTGAAGGCacttttagagagaaaaacccaacaattccatgtgagcaaacagaggagatggaggaaaggaaaaacccCCTTTAACAGGAAGGAATCTGcagaccaggctcagaggtggaggctttctgctgttctggttgtgGTTAGTggatggaaagagagaaaatgataGAACAGACAAAGAGGGCAACAATAGCAGACTGATTATTAGAACGTACAATCTCTTGGACTTTCCAAATGAAGTGTGAAATCACACCAAAAGGCCTCCTTCCACTTGTCTCAGGGTCAGTCTTGCAGAGCTGCTTACAGGAAAACACAGTCTGGCCTGGGGTGGAGTGATCTGGAATCATGATAGTGGAATTTCACAGTGGTCTGGACCATCACGTGCCGCAAGGCAGTCACGTTTTCCTGTAAACCACATCTCACGTGCGTTTCCTGTCAGTAGTCGTAACGGTATTTTATCTTTGCTGCCTCAAATCTATCAGAATGTTCTGGAGCAGGTTTTCAGCTCGGATTCATATTTCTCTAGTCTTtccagcatgatgctgcctctgCCGTGCTTCACCTTATCTGACTTTCACGCTAAAGAGTTCAATTTTTGCCTCGTCCAACCAGAGAACGCTTTTGGAGGCTGTGTAGCTCTGCAGGATTTATCGAGTGGGAGCGAGAACTGCCAAAATGCACAAATCTTCCATTTCAGACTTCTCATCATAACATAAACATCTTCAGATTTTCAGCACCGCATTTCATGAAACACACAGTCCAGATAAAACTACAGCAACTTGCAAAGTGTctcttttcaatcattttccaAATGCTCCTGAAAAGTCAATCatttcagagatttttttttcttcatttagacACATTTTAGGAAATAAGTCAAGAAATATGTGTTAATCTTGTAACTATGTTAAACTTTCCTGTTTcagaattttcagtttttgtcagAGATTATCTTCACATATCAAGAATAACCTAAATATTTACACTTTACTTCACATTAGGTTCGTttaggtgaagaaaaaaaaaatcagctgcaaacaattaataaaagaacaaaGCAGGTATCATGCAGGAAAAAGTTTATTTAGTGATTCTTAAAGTCAAACACATGGTGTCACAATAAATAGttcaaaataaatagttaaaaataaggcaaataaataaatactctTTCATATATAAAGTACCATTATACATCATTTTGATGTAAAACACGTTCTGGcatcaagaaaataaatatgttaaaatacataaaaatgttttaGGTTGAGATCATTTGAGTGTAACACAAAGTGCCTGTTGCCTCTGGTAAGGGTGAAGGTCGATCAGTGCAGAAGATGATGGATGAGGAGTTTCTATCATTTGTGACGTGGCCGCGCTAATCTGTTCATGTTGCttctctcacagctgcagcttcatttCATGTGTTCTCCGGACTTCATGTACCCCAGGGCCCTGTTGATGGTGATGAGGCGGACCTGGAAGCCCCGCAGCACTTTGCACAGCTTGAGCCTCTTGTCGTAGCTGCTCGCCGCGTCTGCAGCAGCCTTGAAGGAAACACACATTCTCTGGTAAGGACAGCTTATAGGTGCTTATAGAAATGTTTGCCTCCTGTTTTATACAGAAAcatgcacaaaacacacttaTTTTATTGAATCATGAATGAATTCGTAAACAGCGCCAGTAGTTACCTGTGTTGTTGGAAGTTCCATTGGAGGCCAGCAGTTCTGTAGGGAGCAGAAAAATATACTTAATTTTTAATTATGACATTTAATGGGACATATCATCAAATGCCTCAAATGAGGCAACATGAACAACCTTCACATGGTGAATTAACTTTACAGATGCAAAAAAACCCCTCTAAATTTGACCTAATGCCTTTATCAATGTACGTTTATTTTAAGCATAGCAAATGCAAACATTTGAGAGAGAATACAAGGACTTCAGTAAGTCAGGAAATGAACCTTCACCCTCGGAGGTGAGGGCAGATGAACACATTTAAGTGGCTCCTTGTAGCACCTCTTCAACACACAGATACGCACACATCTAGTAGAAGTGTGACTTACCGTCATGAGCTCCCCGAGACCCGGAAGAACTTTCTCACTCAAGAAGATGTTGTTTGGCTGAGCTGTGAAGAACCTGTAGTAATGTGTGAGATCTTTTCCAATTTCTGTCACACACGAGTCCTGGACGGAAAGAAAAACCAGCTCATGTTACCTCTGGGACGGCGAGCGCACGAGAAATCACAGATGAAGCACAACTTTCAGGGTTTAAGTAGTTTTTAACCTAGATTAACGCTCACCTGGTCAAATTTGGAGTCAGTCCTTCCAGAGCATGTCGATCCCTGttagagagagcgagagagagagagacggcttATTAATGATATATGTGTCAGAATATATATGTGCACGTTGAGAagcgtgtgtatgtgtttacCTTGGGTGCACACACAGCCGCTGTCCTGGTCTCATCGTTCAGCTCCATGTTCTTCCCTGAGCAGCTGAATCCATTGAACAGGTCTTTCTGTAATGagaaatgagatttttttaattaatttttttttttctttccagtgtaATGTTAAGGTTTAAAGGATTAACGGTTATTTGCGGTCCTGGTTTCACAGGCCTGACCTGTGCGAGTGCAGCAGTGATGTTGTGGAGGAGATTCTGAGCGTATAAAAGACAGGAGTCCGTCGCTGGCTCTTTAATGGTGGCAGGTTGACCGAGCGGATGGGCGAGCgccagcggcggcagcagcagcagcagcagtgcaggagTGAagcctggaaaacacacagatgtttttctttagGTTAATCTTCCATTCATTTCCCGTGCACACCTCCAGCCCAGGCGCCGATACTCACAGAGCTTGACGAGAGTCATGTTGAGAGAGATTCTTGCGTCAGGTTCTTCGAGTGTGTCTGTCTGGACTCAGGCATCCTTTAGTGTTTTATACTCAGACTGACTGAAGGAGGGATTTTCCTCTCACTGTCCCAATAAGTGTCAACACCTATTTTGAATTGAAAGTGCTCCGTCAAGGTTGTGTAGTTTCCATATTTTTTTGTCCCCAAATTTGGGTGAAACCGTGATGAGTAATAAtgctgcgtgtgcgtgtgtgtgtgttcatgcagtgtgtgtgtgtgtgtgtgtgtgtgtgtgtgtgcgcgcacccGTCACTGTCATTGTTTATGTCAAAGTGAAAGAATGATGTCATGTGAGA of the Salarias fasciatus chromosome 18, fSalaFa1.1, whole genome shotgun sequence genome contains:
- the LOC115405435 gene encoding interleukin-12 subunit alpha-like; this encodes MTLVKLCFTPALLLLLLPPLALAHPLGQPATIKEPATDSCLLYAQNLLHNITAALAQKDLFNGFSCSGKNMELNDETRTAAVCAPKGSTCSGRTDSKFDQDSCVTEIGKDLTHYYRFFTAQPNNIFLSEKVLPGLGELMTAAADAASSYDKRLKLCKVLRGFQVRLITINRALGYMKSGEHMK
- the LOC115405434 gene encoding zona pellucida sperm-binding protein 3-like encodes the protein MDRSLRPVCPCWIVLLCSVSTLAQSRWGIREPAGPQRVDPPLGPLPPRLVSVRCLPDSLEVVVQADLFDTGLRVDGGDLRLGSSPAEAAGCGAAPSGEAEFTLRASLMDCGIKLSSTEEKIIYSTVLVYSPEPDADGLIKLEGATIPVECHYEKIYSVDSSPLQPAWIPSVSTISADNQINFNLLLMSDDWQYERGSSVYFLGDPMNFEVSAVVAHHRPVRVYVDHCVATATPDAESTKRYNFIENNGCLTDASVTNSNSRFLPRVDDSKLRFTLEAFRFYGESSHQVFISCQVKAVIATTAVTSESRACSFIDNSWQSVDGGDHVCSSCDLSRPFENRPTTEASGASTTAVTRPAETSAGSVRYKPRSLPAMYVRFRPGLPVSNERDERLSPKLAKRGTNDRAGVSVLSPAMIPCSGHALTAFALCLLSRTVVCYICVQESCRGGQARAANNTTTYYNIAMVTRKLSGILIMLLLFAVGYFVQRLLCTRSRARAAPLNGQPDVTASQEMLMDRCTPEGLVEPLHVAHLPPYDACKRLPTYEETMREGTGGRLEFTAGRAS